In Castor canadensis chromosome 11, mCasCan1.hap1v2, whole genome shotgun sequence, a single genomic region encodes these proteins:
- the Abl2 gene encoding tyrosine-protein kinase ABL2 isoform X3, producing MWYCLSESGILRLPLYIEQFNFCACGQNMVLGTVLLKPRSYGRDQDTLPCCLCSETSESATPDLTDHFASCVEDGFEGDKTGGGSPEALHRPYGCDVESQALNEAIRWSSKENLLGATESDPNLFVALYDFVASGDNTLSITKGEKLRVLGYNQNGEWSEVRSKNGQGWVPSNYITPVNSLEKHSWYHGPVSRSAAEYLLSSLINGSFLVRESESSPGQLSISLRYEGRVYHYRINTTTDGKVYVTAESRFSTLAELVHHHSTVADGLVTTLHYPAPKCNKPTVYGVSPIHDKWEMERTDITMKHKLGGGQYGEVYVGVWKKYSLTVAVKTLKEDTMEVEEFLKEAAVMKEIKHPNLVQLLGVCTLEPPFYIVTEYMPYGNLLDYLRECNREEVTAVVLLYMATQISSAMEYLEKKNFIHRDLAARNCLVGENHVVKVADFGLSRLMTGDTYTAHAGAKFPIKWTAPESLAYNTFSIKSDVWAFGVLLWEIATYGMSPYPGIDLSQVYDLLEKGYRMEQPEGCPPKVYELMRACWKWSPADRPSFAETHQAFETMFHDSSISEEVAEELGRAASSSSVVPYLPRLPILPSKTRTLKKQVENKENIEGAQDAMENPASSSAPGFIRSAQASSGSPALPRKQRDKSPSSLLEDAKETCFTRDRKGGFFSSFMKKRNAPTPPKRSSSFREMENQPHKKYELTGLPEQDRMAMTLPRNCQRSKLQLERTVSTSSQPEENVDRANDMLPKKSEDGTAPARERSKAKLLPRGATAVPPRAPSGDPAITEKDSPGMGVPGVAAAPKGKERNGGARLGMAGVPEDGEQPGWSSPAKAVAVLPTTHNHKVPVLISPTLKHTPADVQLIGTDSQGNKFKLLSEHQVTSSGDKDRPRRVKPKCAPPPPPVMRLLQHPSVCSDPVEEPAAPTAAQPTSETQEGGKKAAPGAVSSSGKLGRPVMPPPQVPLPTSSISPAKMANGTAGTKVALRKTKQATEKISADKISKEALLECADLLSSAITEPVPNSQLVDTGHQLLDYCSGYVDCIPQTRNKFAFREAVSKLELSLQELQVSSAVSGVPGANPVLNNLLSCVQEISDVVQR from the exons ATCACTTTGCCAGCTGTGTGGAGGATGGATTTGAGGGAGACAAGACTGGAGGCGGTAGTCCAG AAGCTTTGCACCGCCCCTATGGTTGTGATGTTGAatcccaggcactgaatgaagCTATCAGATGGAGCTCCAAGGAAAACTTGCTTGGAGCCACTGAGAGTGACCCTAATCTCTTCGTTGCACTTTATGATTTTGTAGCAAGTGGTGATAACACTCTCAGCATCACTAAAG GTGAAAAGCTGCGAGTCCTTGGTTACAACCAAAATGGCGAGTGGAGTGAAGTTCGTTCTAAGAATGGACAGGGCTGGGTGCCAAGTAACTACATCACCCCAGTGAACAGCTTAGAAAAACATTCCTGGTACCATGGACCCGTGTCACGCAGTGCAGCAGAGTACCTACTCAGCAGCCTAATCAACGGCAGTTTCCTGGTTCGAGAAAGTGAGAGCAGCCCTGGGCAGCTATCCATCTCCCTCAGGTACGAGGGGCGTGTGTATCACTACAGGATCAATACCACCACAGATGGCAAG GTATATGTGACTGCTGAGAGCCGCTTTAGCACCTTGGCAGAGCTTGTTCACCATCATTCCACAGTGGCTGATGGTTTGGTGACAACATTACACTACCCCGCGCCCAAGTGTAATAAACCAACAGTCTATGGTGTGTCCCCCATCCATGACAAATGGGAAATGGAACGAACAGATATTACTATGAAGCACAAACTAGGGGGTGGTCAGTATGGAGAGGTTTACGTTGGTGTCTGGAAGAAATACAGCCTTACAGTTGCCGTGAAAACGTTGAAG gaaGATACCATGGAGGTGGAGGAGTTCTTAAAAGAAGCAGcagtgatgaaagaaatcaagcaTCCTAATCTGGTACAACTCTTAG GCGTGTGTACTTTGGAGCCACCGTTTTACATTGTGACTGAATACATGCCATATGGGAATCTGCTTGATTACCTCCGAGAATGCAACCGAGAAGAGGTGACTGCAGTTGTATTGCTTTACATGGCCACTCAGATCTCTTCTGCAATGGAGTATTTAGAGAAGAAGAATTTCATCCACAG AGATCTTGCAGCACGTAACTGCCTAGTGGGAGAAAACCATGTGGTAAAAGTGGCTGACTTTGGCTTAAGTAGACTGATGACTGGAGACACCTATACTGCACATGCTGGAGCCAAATTTCCAATTAAGTGGACAGCACCAGAGAGTCTTGCCTACAATACCTTTTCAATTAAATCAGATGTCTGGG CTTTTGGGGTACTATTGTGGGAAATTGCTACATATGGAATGTCACCATATCCAGGTATTGACCTGTCTCAAGTCTATGATCTACTAGAAAAAGGATATCGCATGGAACAACCTGAAGGATGCCCCCCTAAGGTTTATGAACTTATGAGAGCAT GCTGGAAGTGGAGCCCTGCCGACAGGCCCTCTTTTGCTGAAACCCATCAAGCTTTTGAAACTATGTTCCATGACTCTAGCATTTCTGAAG AGGTAGCTGAGGAGCTTGGGAGAGCTGCCTCTTCATCGTCTGTTGTTCCATACCTGCCCCGATTACCTATACTTCCTTCCAAGACGAGAACCCTGAAGAAACAGGTGGAGAACAAAGAGAACATTGAAGGGGCACAAGATGCCATGGAAAATCCTGCGTCCAGTTCAGCACCAG GGTTCATTAGAAGTGCACAGGCGTCCAGTGGGTCCCCAGCGTTGCCTAGAAAGCAAAGAGACAAGTCACCCAGCAGCCTCTTGGAAGATGCCAAAGAGACATGCTTCACCAGGGATAGGAAGGGAGGCTTCTTCAGCTCCTTCATGAAGAAGAGAAATGCTCCCACACCCCCTAAACGCAGCAGCTCCTTTCGAGAAATGGAGAATCAGCCCCATAAGAAATATGAACTCACGG GGCTTCCAGAGCAGGATAGGATGGCAATGACCCTTCCCAGGAACTGCCAGAGGTCCAAACTCCAGCTTGAAAGGACAGTGTCCACCTCTTCTCAGCCAGAAGAGAATGTGGACAGGGCCAATGACATGCTTCCAAAAAAGTCAGAGGATGGTACTGCTCCAGCCAGGGAGAGATCAAAAGCCAAACTATTGCCCAGAGGAGCCACAGCTGTTCCTCCAAGAGCCCCCTCCGGGGATCCAGCCATTACAGAGAAGGATTCTCCAGGGATGGGGGTGCCTGGAGTGGCAGCTGCTCCTAAGGGCAAGGAGAGGAATGGTGGGGCACGACTGGGGATGGCTGGAGTCCCAGAAGATGGAGAGCAGCCAGGCTGGTCTTCTCCAGCCAAGGCTGTGGCTGTCCTCCCAACCACTCACAACCACAAAGTGCCAGTCCTTATCTCACCCACTTTGAAACACACTCCAGCTGACGTGCAGCTTATTGGCACAGACTCTCAGGGGAATAAATTCAAGCTCTTATCTGAGCATCAGGTCACATCCTCTGGAGACAAGGACCGACCCCGACGGGTAAAACCAAAgtgtgccccacccccacctccagtgATGAGACTACTACAACATCCATCCGTATGCTCAGACCCTGTAGAAGAGCCAGCTGCCCCAACTGCTGCACAGCCCACTTCAGAAAcacaggagggaggaaaaaaggcaGCTCCAGGGGCCGTGTCCAGCAGTGGGAAACTTGGGAGGCCAGTGATGCCTCCACCTCAAGTGCCTCTGCCCACATCTTCCATTTCGCCAGCCAAAATGGCCAATGGCACAGCAGGTACTAAAGTGGCTCTGAGAAAAACGAAACAGGCTACTGAGAAAATCTCAGCAGACAAAATCAGCAAAGAGGCCCTGTTGGAATGTGCTGACCTACTGTCCAGTGCAATCACAGAACCTGTGCCCAATAGCCAACTGGTAGACACTGGACACCAGCTGTTGGACTACTGCTCAGGCTATGTGGACTGCATCCCTCAAACTCGCAACAAATTTGCCTTTCGAGAGGCTGTAAGCAAGCTGGAACTCAGCCTGCAGGAACTGCAAGTGTCTTCAGCAGTTTCTGGTGTGCCCGGGGCAAACCCTGTCCTTAATAACTTATTGTCATGTGTACAGGAAATCAGTGATGTGGTGCAGAGGTAG
- the Abl2 gene encoding tyrosine-protein kinase ABL2 isoform X1 has protein sequence MWYCLSESGILRLPLYIEQFNFCACGQNMVLGTVLLKPRSYGRDQDTLPCCLCSETSESATPDLTDHFASCVEDGFEGDKTGGGSPEALHRPYGCDVESQALNEAIRWSSKENLLGATESDPNLFVALYDFVASGDNTLSITKGEKLRVLGYNQNGEWSEVRSKNGQGWVPSNYITPVNSLEKHSWYHGPVSRSAAEYLLSSLINGSFLVRESESSPGQLSISLRYEGRVYHYRINTTTDGKVYVTAESRFSTLAELVHHHSTVADGLVTTLHYPAPKCNKPTVYGVSPIHDKWEMERTDITMKHKLGGGQYGEVYVGVWKKYSLTVAVKTLKEDTMEVEEFLKEAAVMKEIKHPNLVQLLGVCTLEPPFYIVTEYMPYGNLLDYLRECNREEVTAVVLLYMATQISSAMEYLEKKNFIHRDLAARNCLVGENHVVKVADFGLSRLMTGDTYTAHAGAKFPIKWTAPESLAYNTFSIKSDVWAFGVLLWEIATYGMSPYPGIDLSQVYDLLEKGYRMEQPEGCPPKVYELMRACWKWSPADRPSFAETHQAFETMFHDSSISEEVAEELGRAASSSSVVPYLPRLPILPSKTRTLKKQVENKENIEGAQDAMENPASSSAPGFIRSAQASSGSPALPRKQRDKSPSSLLEDAKETCFTRDRKGGFFSSFMKKRNAPTPPKRSSSFREMENQPHKKYELTGNFSSVASLQHADGFSFTPAQQEANLVPPKCYGGSFAQRNICNDDGSGGGGSGSAGGGWSGITGFFTPRLIKKTLGLRAGKPTASDDTSKPFPRSNSTSSMSSGLPEQDRMAMTLPRNCQRSKLQLERTVSTSSQPEENVDRANDMLPKKSEDGTAPARERSKAKLLPRGATAVPPRAPSGDPAITEKDSPGMGVPGVAAAPKGKERNGGARLGMAGVPEDGEQPGWSSPAKAVAVLPTTHNHKVPVLISPTLKHTPADVQLIGTDSQGNKFKLLSEHQVTSSGDKDRPRRVKPKCAPPPPPVMRLLQHPSVCSDPVEEPAAPTAAQPTSETQEGGKKAAPGAVSSSGKLGRPVMPPPQVPLPTSSISPAKMANGTAGTKVALRKTKQATEKISADKISKEALLECADLLSSAITEPVPNSQLVDTGHQLLDYCSGYVDCIPQTRNKFAFREAVSKLELSLQELQVSSAVSGVPGANPVLNNLLSCVQEISDVVQR, from the exons ATCACTTTGCCAGCTGTGTGGAGGATGGATTTGAGGGAGACAAGACTGGAGGCGGTAGTCCAG AAGCTTTGCACCGCCCCTATGGTTGTGATGTTGAatcccaggcactgaatgaagCTATCAGATGGAGCTCCAAGGAAAACTTGCTTGGAGCCACTGAGAGTGACCCTAATCTCTTCGTTGCACTTTATGATTTTGTAGCAAGTGGTGATAACACTCTCAGCATCACTAAAG GTGAAAAGCTGCGAGTCCTTGGTTACAACCAAAATGGCGAGTGGAGTGAAGTTCGTTCTAAGAATGGACAGGGCTGGGTGCCAAGTAACTACATCACCCCAGTGAACAGCTTAGAAAAACATTCCTGGTACCATGGACCCGTGTCACGCAGTGCAGCAGAGTACCTACTCAGCAGCCTAATCAACGGCAGTTTCCTGGTTCGAGAAAGTGAGAGCAGCCCTGGGCAGCTATCCATCTCCCTCAGGTACGAGGGGCGTGTGTATCACTACAGGATCAATACCACCACAGATGGCAAG GTATATGTGACTGCTGAGAGCCGCTTTAGCACCTTGGCAGAGCTTGTTCACCATCATTCCACAGTGGCTGATGGTTTGGTGACAACATTACACTACCCCGCGCCCAAGTGTAATAAACCAACAGTCTATGGTGTGTCCCCCATCCATGACAAATGGGAAATGGAACGAACAGATATTACTATGAAGCACAAACTAGGGGGTGGTCAGTATGGAGAGGTTTACGTTGGTGTCTGGAAGAAATACAGCCTTACAGTTGCCGTGAAAACGTTGAAG gaaGATACCATGGAGGTGGAGGAGTTCTTAAAAGAAGCAGcagtgatgaaagaaatcaagcaTCCTAATCTGGTACAACTCTTAG GCGTGTGTACTTTGGAGCCACCGTTTTACATTGTGACTGAATACATGCCATATGGGAATCTGCTTGATTACCTCCGAGAATGCAACCGAGAAGAGGTGACTGCAGTTGTATTGCTTTACATGGCCACTCAGATCTCTTCTGCAATGGAGTATTTAGAGAAGAAGAATTTCATCCACAG AGATCTTGCAGCACGTAACTGCCTAGTGGGAGAAAACCATGTGGTAAAAGTGGCTGACTTTGGCTTAAGTAGACTGATGACTGGAGACACCTATACTGCACATGCTGGAGCCAAATTTCCAATTAAGTGGACAGCACCAGAGAGTCTTGCCTACAATACCTTTTCAATTAAATCAGATGTCTGGG CTTTTGGGGTACTATTGTGGGAAATTGCTACATATGGAATGTCACCATATCCAGGTATTGACCTGTCTCAAGTCTATGATCTACTAGAAAAAGGATATCGCATGGAACAACCTGAAGGATGCCCCCCTAAGGTTTATGAACTTATGAGAGCAT GCTGGAAGTGGAGCCCTGCCGACAGGCCCTCTTTTGCTGAAACCCATCAAGCTTTTGAAACTATGTTCCATGACTCTAGCATTTCTGAAG AGGTAGCTGAGGAGCTTGGGAGAGCTGCCTCTTCATCGTCTGTTGTTCCATACCTGCCCCGATTACCTATACTTCCTTCCAAGACGAGAACCCTGAAGAAACAGGTGGAGAACAAAGAGAACATTGAAGGGGCACAAGATGCCATGGAAAATCCTGCGTCCAGTTCAGCACCAG GGTTCATTAGAAGTGCACAGGCGTCCAGTGGGTCCCCAGCGTTGCCTAGAAAGCAAAGAGACAAGTCACCCAGCAGCCTCTTGGAAGATGCCAAAGAGACATGCTTCACCAGGGATAGGAAGGGAGGCTTCTTCAGCTCCTTCATGAAGAAGAGAAATGCTCCCACACCCCCTAAACGCAGCAGCTCCTTTCGAGAAATGGAGAATCAGCCCCATAAGAAATATGAACTCACGGGTAACTTCTCATCTGTTGCTTCTCTACAGCATGCTGATGGGTTCTCTTTCACTCCTGCCCAGCAAGAGGCGAATCTGGTGCCACCCAAGTGCTATGGGGGGAGCTTTGCACAGAGGAATATCTGTAATGACGATGGTAGTGGAGGTGGGGGCAGTGGTTCTGCTGGGGGTGGGTGGTCTGGCATCACAGGCTTCTTTACACCTCGCTTAATCAAAAAGACACTGGGCTTACGAGCAGGTAAGCCTACAGCCAGTGATGACACCTCCAAGCCTTTTCCAAGGTCAAACTCTACATCTTCCATGTCCTCAGGGCTTCCAGAGCAGGATAGGATGGCAATGACCCTTCCCAGGAACTGCCAGAGGTCCAAACTCCAGCTTGAAAGGACAGTGTCCACCTCTTCTCAGCCAGAAGAGAATGTGGACAGGGCCAATGACATGCTTCCAAAAAAGTCAGAGGATGGTACTGCTCCAGCCAGGGAGAGATCAAAAGCCAAACTATTGCCCAGAGGAGCCACAGCTGTTCCTCCAAGAGCCCCCTCCGGGGATCCAGCCATTACAGAGAAGGATTCTCCAGGGATGGGGGTGCCTGGAGTGGCAGCTGCTCCTAAGGGCAAGGAGAGGAATGGTGGGGCACGACTGGGGATGGCTGGAGTCCCAGAAGATGGAGAGCAGCCAGGCTGGTCTTCTCCAGCCAAGGCTGTGGCTGTCCTCCCAACCACTCACAACCACAAAGTGCCAGTCCTTATCTCACCCACTTTGAAACACACTCCAGCTGACGTGCAGCTTATTGGCACAGACTCTCAGGGGAATAAATTCAAGCTCTTATCTGAGCATCAGGTCACATCCTCTGGAGACAAGGACCGACCCCGACGGGTAAAACCAAAgtgtgccccacccccacctccagtgATGAGACTACTACAACATCCATCCGTATGCTCAGACCCTGTAGAAGAGCCAGCTGCCCCAACTGCTGCACAGCCCACTTCAGAAAcacaggagggaggaaaaaaggcaGCTCCAGGGGCCGTGTCCAGCAGTGGGAAACTTGGGAGGCCAGTGATGCCTCCACCTCAAGTGCCTCTGCCCACATCTTCCATTTCGCCAGCCAAAATGGCCAATGGCACAGCAGGTACTAAAGTGGCTCTGAGAAAAACGAAACAGGCTACTGAGAAAATCTCAGCAGACAAAATCAGCAAAGAGGCCCTGTTGGAATGTGCTGACCTACTGTCCAGTGCAATCACAGAACCTGTGCCCAATAGCCAACTGGTAGACACTGGACACCAGCTGTTGGACTACTGCTCAGGCTATGTGGACTGCATCCCTCAAACTCGCAACAAATTTGCCTTTCGAGAGGCTGTAAGCAAGCTGGAACTCAGCCTGCAGGAACTGCAAGTGTCTTCAGCAGTTTCTGGTGTGCCCGGGGCAAACCCTGTCCTTAATAACTTATTGTCATGTGTACAGGAAATCAGTGATGTGGTGCAGAGGTAG
- the Abl2 gene encoding tyrosine-protein kinase ABL2 isoform X4, with amino-acid sequence MGQQVGRVGEAPGLQQPPPRGIRGSSAARPSSRRRDPAGRTTETGFNIFTQHDHFASCVEDGFEGDKTGGGSPEALHRPYGCDVESQALNEAIRWSSKENLLGATESDPNLFVALYDFVASGDNTLSITKGEKLRVLGYNQNGEWSEVRSKNGQGWVPSNYITPVNSLEKHSWYHGPVSRSAAEYLLSSLINGSFLVRESESSPGQLSISLRYEGRVYHYRINTTTDGKVYVTAESRFSTLAELVHHHSTVADGLVTTLHYPAPKCNKPTVYGVSPIHDKWEMERTDITMKHKLGGGQYGEVYVGVWKKYSLTVAVKTLKEDTMEVEEFLKEAAVMKEIKHPNLVQLLGVCTLEPPFYIVTEYMPYGNLLDYLRECNREEVTAVVLLYMATQISSAMEYLEKKNFIHRDLAARNCLVGENHVVKVADFGLSRLMTGDTYTAHAGAKFPIKWTAPESLAYNTFSIKSDVWAFGVLLWEIATYGMSPYPGIDLSQVYDLLEKGYRMEQPEGCPPKVYELMRACWKWSPADRPSFAETHQAFETMFHDSSISEEVAEELGRAASSSSVVPYLPRLPILPSKTRTLKKQVENKENIEGAQDAMENPASSSAPGFIRSAQASSGSPALPRKQRDKSPSSLLEDAKETCFTRDRKGGFFSSFMKKRNAPTPPKRSSSFREMENQPHKKYELTGLPEQDRMAMTLPRNCQRSKLQLERTVSTSSQPEENVDRANDMLPKKSEDGTAPARERSKAKLLPRGATAVPPRAPSGDPAITEKDSPGMGVPGVAAAPKGKERNGGARLGMAGVPEDGEQPGWSSPAKAVAVLPTTHNHKVPVLISPTLKHTPADVQLIGTDSQGNKFKLLSEHQVTSSGDKDRPRRVKPKCAPPPPPVMRLLQHPSVCSDPVEEPAAPTAAQPTSETQEGGKKAAPGAVSSSGKLGRPVMPPPQVPLPTSSISPAKMANGTAGTKVALRKTKQATEKISADKISKEALLECADLLSSAITEPVPNSQLVDTGHQLLDYCSGYVDCIPQTRNKFAFREAVSKLELSLQELQVSSAVSGVPGANPVLNNLLSCVQEISDVVQR; translated from the exons ATCACTTTGCCAGCTGTGTGGAGGATGGATTTGAGGGAGACAAGACTGGAGGCGGTAGTCCAG AAGCTTTGCACCGCCCCTATGGTTGTGATGTTGAatcccaggcactgaatgaagCTATCAGATGGAGCTCCAAGGAAAACTTGCTTGGAGCCACTGAGAGTGACCCTAATCTCTTCGTTGCACTTTATGATTTTGTAGCAAGTGGTGATAACACTCTCAGCATCACTAAAG GTGAAAAGCTGCGAGTCCTTGGTTACAACCAAAATGGCGAGTGGAGTGAAGTTCGTTCTAAGAATGGACAGGGCTGGGTGCCAAGTAACTACATCACCCCAGTGAACAGCTTAGAAAAACATTCCTGGTACCATGGACCCGTGTCACGCAGTGCAGCAGAGTACCTACTCAGCAGCCTAATCAACGGCAGTTTCCTGGTTCGAGAAAGTGAGAGCAGCCCTGGGCAGCTATCCATCTCCCTCAGGTACGAGGGGCGTGTGTATCACTACAGGATCAATACCACCACAGATGGCAAG GTATATGTGACTGCTGAGAGCCGCTTTAGCACCTTGGCAGAGCTTGTTCACCATCATTCCACAGTGGCTGATGGTTTGGTGACAACATTACACTACCCCGCGCCCAAGTGTAATAAACCAACAGTCTATGGTGTGTCCCCCATCCATGACAAATGGGAAATGGAACGAACAGATATTACTATGAAGCACAAACTAGGGGGTGGTCAGTATGGAGAGGTTTACGTTGGTGTCTGGAAGAAATACAGCCTTACAGTTGCCGTGAAAACGTTGAAG gaaGATACCATGGAGGTGGAGGAGTTCTTAAAAGAAGCAGcagtgatgaaagaaatcaagcaTCCTAATCTGGTACAACTCTTAG GCGTGTGTACTTTGGAGCCACCGTTTTACATTGTGACTGAATACATGCCATATGGGAATCTGCTTGATTACCTCCGAGAATGCAACCGAGAAGAGGTGACTGCAGTTGTATTGCTTTACATGGCCACTCAGATCTCTTCTGCAATGGAGTATTTAGAGAAGAAGAATTTCATCCACAG AGATCTTGCAGCACGTAACTGCCTAGTGGGAGAAAACCATGTGGTAAAAGTGGCTGACTTTGGCTTAAGTAGACTGATGACTGGAGACACCTATACTGCACATGCTGGAGCCAAATTTCCAATTAAGTGGACAGCACCAGAGAGTCTTGCCTACAATACCTTTTCAATTAAATCAGATGTCTGGG CTTTTGGGGTACTATTGTGGGAAATTGCTACATATGGAATGTCACCATATCCAGGTATTGACCTGTCTCAAGTCTATGATCTACTAGAAAAAGGATATCGCATGGAACAACCTGAAGGATGCCCCCCTAAGGTTTATGAACTTATGAGAGCAT GCTGGAAGTGGAGCCCTGCCGACAGGCCCTCTTTTGCTGAAACCCATCAAGCTTTTGAAACTATGTTCCATGACTCTAGCATTTCTGAAG AGGTAGCTGAGGAGCTTGGGAGAGCTGCCTCTTCATCGTCTGTTGTTCCATACCTGCCCCGATTACCTATACTTCCTTCCAAGACGAGAACCCTGAAGAAACAGGTGGAGAACAAAGAGAACATTGAAGGGGCACAAGATGCCATGGAAAATCCTGCGTCCAGTTCAGCACCAG GGTTCATTAGAAGTGCACAGGCGTCCAGTGGGTCCCCAGCGTTGCCTAGAAAGCAAAGAGACAAGTCACCCAGCAGCCTCTTGGAAGATGCCAAAGAGACATGCTTCACCAGGGATAGGAAGGGAGGCTTCTTCAGCTCCTTCATGAAGAAGAGAAATGCTCCCACACCCCCTAAACGCAGCAGCTCCTTTCGAGAAATGGAGAATCAGCCCCATAAGAAATATGAACTCACGG GGCTTCCAGAGCAGGATAGGATGGCAATGACCCTTCCCAGGAACTGCCAGAGGTCCAAACTCCAGCTTGAAAGGACAGTGTCCACCTCTTCTCAGCCAGAAGAGAATGTGGACAGGGCCAATGACATGCTTCCAAAAAAGTCAGAGGATGGTACTGCTCCAGCCAGGGAGAGATCAAAAGCCAAACTATTGCCCAGAGGAGCCACAGCTGTTCCTCCAAGAGCCCCCTCCGGGGATCCAGCCATTACAGAGAAGGATTCTCCAGGGATGGGGGTGCCTGGAGTGGCAGCTGCTCCTAAGGGCAAGGAGAGGAATGGTGGGGCACGACTGGGGATGGCTGGAGTCCCAGAAGATGGAGAGCAGCCAGGCTGGTCTTCTCCAGCCAAGGCTGTGGCTGTCCTCCCAACCACTCACAACCACAAAGTGCCAGTCCTTATCTCACCCACTTTGAAACACACTCCAGCTGACGTGCAGCTTATTGGCACAGACTCTCAGGGGAATAAATTCAAGCTCTTATCTGAGCATCAGGTCACATCCTCTGGAGACAAGGACCGACCCCGACGGGTAAAACCAAAgtgtgccccacccccacctccagtgATGAGACTACTACAACATCCATCCGTATGCTCAGACCCTGTAGAAGAGCCAGCTGCCCCAACTGCTGCACAGCCCACTTCAGAAAcacaggagggaggaaaaaaggcaGCTCCAGGGGCCGTGTCCAGCAGTGGGAAACTTGGGAGGCCAGTGATGCCTCCACCTCAAGTGCCTCTGCCCACATCTTCCATTTCGCCAGCCAAAATGGCCAATGGCACAGCAGGTACTAAAGTGGCTCTGAGAAAAACGAAACAGGCTACTGAGAAAATCTCAGCAGACAAAATCAGCAAAGAGGCCCTGTTGGAATGTGCTGACCTACTGTCCAGTGCAATCACAGAACCTGTGCCCAATAGCCAACTGGTAGACACTGGACACCAGCTGTTGGACTACTGCTCAGGCTATGTGGACTGCATCCCTCAAACTCGCAACAAATTTGCCTTTCGAGAGGCTGTAAGCAAGCTGGAACTCAGCCTGCAGGAACTGCAAGTGTCTTCAGCAGTTTCTGGTGTGCCCGGGGCAAACCCTGTCCTTAATAACTTATTGTCATGTGTACAGGAAATCAGTGATGTGGTGCAGAGGTAG